gacatccgagggatccttacactcctggaacttagttggttatgtcgaacgaatattgttgtccaaaacttgcagactcatgaaccaatgaaaatgttatgtggcaacttgtcaacttgcgcacagactccatttatttgcttcatatttgtttcaatgcgtcgcagcagcactgccgacgagattaactagcaactagttcAGGAACCGGCAGTCCTAGCGTATCTTGTCGCCGGTGGCCGGTGTCTTGACTCTAatcctcccgagcttggtcatcgccaccACGAAATCACTGAAGAAGGCACCCTAGTTGGACGCGTAGTAGTCGACTGTGCTGCGCGACCTCATGTCGGAGTAGAGCACCTGGTCGAAGCCCAGGAGGCCCTTGTCGACCTGCAGGTTCCGGTAGAAGGCGTTGTCGAAGCCCACCGGCGAGGGGTCTAGGAAGGCGAAGGTGTTGGGGTCAGAGCTGCAGGTGTCGTTCAGCTGCGACacgaagccggggtccatggtcaCGTCGCTGCCGATCCTCACCGACAGCAGCTGAATCGGCTTCTGTCTACGTCCAGATCCTGCCGCACCGTGGGCCTTAGCGCGTTAGTGCCGCGCAACTAACGCGCGCCGTGGTCTATTGCGC
Above is a genomic segment from Miscanthus floridulus cultivar M001 chromosome 3, ASM1932011v1, whole genome shotgun sequence containing:
- the LOC136544288 gene encoding peroxidase 51-like produces the protein MTRRNVCAAPYIVARREDGVASTGALTDDVAGQKPIQLLSVRIGSDVTMDPGFVSQLNDTCSSDPNTFAFLDPSPVGFDNAFYRNLQVDKGLLGFDQVLYSDMRSRSTVDYYASN